One genomic region from Abyssisolibacter fermentans encodes:
- the lysS gene encoding lysine--tRNA ligase has translation MDTNDNSLNEMLIMRRQKLNQLREIGKDPFINEKYDISHNSVEIKEKFEELEGQKVSIAGRIMSKRGQGKVGFYDVQDSKSRIQIYAKKDIVGEEDYELLKAYDIGDIIGVKGEIFKTKRGEISVKAEEVILLSKSLQILPEKWHGLKDPDLRYRQRYVDLIVNPEVKNTFILRSKIIKAIKEYLDNKGFLEVDTPILNTIAGGANAKPFITHHNTLDIDMYLRIANELYLKRLIVGGFDKVYEMGRMFRNEGMSIKHNPEYTAIELYEAYADYEDMMRITENVVAYACEKALGTTVVEYQGEKIDFTPPWNRMTMEEAVLKYAGVDFSDIKTDEEAINVAKEKGIEIKPCMTRGHVISELFEEYGEQHLKQPTFITHHPVEISPLSKRDPEDPRRTHRFEAFANTWEIANAFSELNDPIDQKGRFEAQLKQREAGDDEAHMMDLDFINALEVGLPPTGGLGIGVDRLIMILTNQTSIRDVLLFPTMKPLK, from the coding sequence AACAGTCTTAATGAAATGCTGATAATGAGAAGACAAAAATTAAATCAGCTTAGAGAAATTGGCAAAGATCCATTTATAAATGAAAAATATGATATATCACATAACAGTGTAGAGATTAAAGAAAAATTTGAAGAGTTAGAAGGTCAAAAAGTAAGCATAGCAGGAAGAATAATGTCAAAAAGAGGTCAAGGAAAAGTTGGTTTTTACGACGTTCAAGATAGTAAAAGCAGAATTCAAATATATGCAAAGAAAGACATAGTAGGAGAAGAGGACTATGAATTATTAAAAGCTTATGATATAGGTGATATTATAGGTGTAAAAGGTGAGATTTTTAAAACAAAAAGAGGCGAAATTTCAGTAAAAGCAGAGGAAGTTATATTACTTTCTAAATCATTACAAATATTACCTGAAAAATGGCATGGTTTAAAAGATCCTGATTTAAGATATAGACAAAGATATGTTGACTTGATAGTTAATCCAGAAGTAAAAAACACATTTATATTAAGATCAAAAATAATAAAAGCCATTAAAGAATATCTAGATAATAAAGGTTTTCTTGAAGTTGATACCCCTATCTTAAATACAATAGCAGGAGGGGCAAATGCAAAACCATTTATTACACATCACAACACATTAGATATAGATATGTATTTAAGAATAGCAAATGAACTGTATTTAAAAAGATTGATTGTTGGTGGATTTGATAAAGTATACGAAATGGGTAGAATGTTTAGAAACGAAGGAATGTCAATAAAGCATAACCCAGAGTATACTGCAATAGAATTGTATGAAGCTTACGCTGATTATGAAGATATGATGAGAATTACTGAAAATGTTGTAGCATATGCATGTGAAAAAGCTTTAGGTACTACAGTAGTTGAATATCAAGGAGAAAAAATTGACTTTACACCTCCTTGGAACAGAATGACTATGGAAGAAGCAGTGCTTAAATATGCTGGAGTTGATTTTTCAGATATAAAAACTGATGAAGAAGCTATAAATGTGGCTAAAGAAAAAGGTATAGAAATAAAACCATGTATGACAAGAGGCCATGTTATAAGTGAACTTTTTGAAGAATATGGTGAGCAACATTTAAAACAACCAACATTTATAACTCATCATCCAGTTGAGATTTCTCCACTTTCAAAAAGAGATCCAGAAGACCCAAGAAGAACTCATAGATTTGAAGCTTTTGCAAATACATGGGAGATTGCAAATGCATTTTCAGAGCTTAATGATCCAATAGATCAAAAAGGCAGATTTGAGGCTCAACTTAAACAAAGAGAAGCTGGAGACGACGAAGCTCATATGATGGATTTAGATTTTATAAATGCATTAGAAGTAGGACTTCCACCAACAGGTGGTTTGGGTATTGGTGTTGATAGATTAATAATGATTTTAACAAATCAGACATCAATAAGAGACGTATTGTTATTCCCAACTATGAAACCTTTAAAATAA